A DNA window from Synchiropus splendidus isolate RoL2022-P1 chromosome 2, RoL_Sspl_1.0, whole genome shotgun sequence contains the following coding sequences:
- the LOC128754339 gene encoding claudin-4-like, producing the protein MASTGLQLVGLVLAVLGWVFGALVCAAPLWRVSAFVGGELVIAQVLWEGLWMNCLSQTTGHIQCKSYDSTLALSTYAQAARCLTVLSLLLCLLALLFGVLGAKCTHCMATAKQATKAQLARISAVLYMVAGFAYLIPISWTAYAIVRDFYDPNVAAPLKRELGPALYLGWGASVLLLLGGALLYIGSTPAGGSVLPGFTRAVRDNPTSAAAAEVKAPEKSFV; encoded by the coding sequence CTTGGTGCTGGCGGTGCTCGGCTGGGTGTTTGGGGCGCTGGTGTGTGCAGCTCCTCTTTGGCGAGTGTCTGCGTTTGTGGGTGGTGAGCTGGTGATCGCTCAGGTTCTCTGGGAGGGACTTTGGATGAATTGCTTGTCTCAGACCACCGGCCATATCCAGTGTAAGAGCTACGACTCCACCTTGGCTCTGTCCACCTACGCCCAGGCAGCGCGctgtctcactgtcctctccctgctgctctgtCTCCTGGCTCTCCTCTTCGGTGTGCTGGGTGCCAAATGCACTCACTGCATGGCGACCGCCAAGCAGGCCACCAAGGCTCAGCTGGCCAGAATATCGGCAGTGCTGTATATGGTGGCTGGGTTTGCCTACCTGATACCCATCAGCTGGACCGCCTACGCCATCGTCCGGGACTTTTACGATCCGAACGTGGCCGCGCCCCTCAAGAGGGAGTTGGGCCCTGCGTTGTATCTAGGCTGGGGGGCCAGCGTGCTTCTCCTCCTGGGCGGCGCACTTCTCTATATCGGCTCCactccagcaggaggcagcgTTCTGCCTGGCTTTACCAGGGCGGTGAGAGACAATCcaacctcagcagcagcagcggaagTGAAGGCACCAGAAAAGTCATTTGTGTAG